The genomic window GCAATTGAGGAGGCGGTTTTGTGAGTAAGAAAGAGGATGTCGCGATTCCAAGTGAAGATGAGCTGCTCAGACTGGACAATCAGCTTTGTTTTGCTTTGTACTCCAGCTCGAGGGGTATCACAAGGCTGTACAGACCGTTGCTTCTGGAGTTCGGCATAACCTACCCCCAATATTTGGCAATGCTTGTTCTCTGGGAGAAGGAGCCGCTTACCGTAAAAGAACTCGGTGAAAGACTGTTTCTCGATTCTGGAACCCTGACTCCTTTGCTGAAGAGAATGGAAAAACAGGGACTCCTGACAAGAGAAAGGTCTCAGGGTGATGAGAGGCAGGTGCTGATAGGTCTGACAGATGAAGGAAGAAAACTTAAGGATAAGGCACTGGCCATTCCGCTGAAAATTGCCAACCAGGTAAATATTTCTCAAAGCGAGTTCATTTCTCTCTTGACATCTCTGAAAAAGCTGATGAAAAAGATAGATATGGGCGGCTCGAACAACTCCATGTAGTTTATGCAGGACAAATGACAGTATTACA from Mesotoga infera includes these protein-coding regions:
- a CDS encoding MarR family transcriptional regulator, yielding MSKKEDVAIPSEDELLRLDNQLCFALYSSSRGITRLYRPLLLEFGITYPQYLAMLVLWEKEPLTVKELGERLFLDSGTLTPLLKRMEKQGLLTRERSQGDERQVLIGLTDEGRKLKDKALAIPLKIANQVNISQSEFISLLTSLKKLMKKIDMGGSNNSM